One stretch of Deinobacterium chartae DNA includes these proteins:
- a CDS encoding erythromycin esterase family protein, whose amino-acid sequence MNDTRLAEAIHTQAQPVLGASSDYDLLIKSIGDAQVVLLGEASHGTHEFYRERARITRRLIEECGFGAVAVEADWPDAYRVNRYVRGQTDGGGAQAALEDFQRFPRWMWRNEDVEHFIDWLRGFNATHTDRPGVGFYGLDLYSLHRSLEEVVRYLDGVDPEAARRARDRFACFEHFGEDPQNYGYATSTGMAEPCEDAVVTTLIELQRREDELTAAGGALAEDEHFFAEQNARLARNAERYYRSMFRGRQSSWNLRDTHMMETLEALREHLGGARVVVWAHNSHLGDARATQMGRAGELNLGQLVRERYGDAARLVGFSTFEGTVTAANDWDEPARLRRVRPGLEGSYEWLFHQAGAGDFWLDLRRDNEAVAGLHRSRLQRAIGVVYRPETERYSHYFETTLPQQFDLMLHFDRTSAVVPLDRDPGYSEAELPDTYPSGI is encoded by the coding sequence ATGAACGATACCCGACTGGCAGAAGCGATCCACACCCAGGCCCAGCCGGTCCTGGGGGCCTCGAGCGATTATGACCTGCTGATCAAGAGCATCGGGGATGCCCAGGTGGTGCTGTTGGGCGAGGCCTCGCACGGCACGCACGAGTTTTACCGCGAGCGGGCCCGCATCACCCGGCGCCTGATCGAGGAGTGCGGGTTCGGCGCGGTGGCGGTGGAGGCCGACTGGCCCGACGCTTACCGGGTCAACCGCTACGTGCGCGGGCAGACCGATGGCGGCGGAGCTCAGGCGGCCCTCGAGGACTTTCAGCGTTTTCCGCGCTGGATGTGGCGCAACGAGGACGTCGAGCACTTTATCGACTGGCTGCGCGGCTTCAACGCCACGCACACGGACCGGCCGGGGGTGGGATTTTACGGCCTGGACCTGTACAGCCTGCACCGTTCGCTCGAGGAGGTGGTGCGCTACCTCGACGGGGTGGACCCGGAGGCCGCGCGCCGCGCACGCGACCGTTTCGCCTGCTTCGAGCACTTCGGGGAGGACCCGCAGAACTACGGGTATGCCACCAGCACCGGCATGGCCGAGCCCTGCGAGGACGCGGTGGTCACGACCCTGATCGAGCTGCAGCGGCGGGAGGACGAACTGACCGCAGCGGGCGGGGCCCTGGCCGAAGACGAGCACTTTTTTGCCGAGCAGAACGCGCGGCTGGCCCGCAACGCCGAGCGTTACTACCGCTCGATGTTCCGTGGGCGTCAAAGCTCCTGGAATCTGCGCGACACCCACATGATGGAGACCCTCGAAGCGCTGCGCGAGCATCTGGGTGGAGCCAGGGTGGTGGTGTGGGCCCACAACTCGCACCTGGGCGACGCGCGCGCCACGCAGATGGGACGCGCGGGCGAGCTGAACCTGGGGCAGCTGGTGCGGGAGCGTTACGGGGACGCGGCGCGGCTGGTGGGCTTCTCGACCTTCGAAGGCACGGTGACCGCCGCGAACGACTGGGACGAACCGGCCCGTCTGCGCCGGGTACGCCCGGGCCTCGAGGGCAGCTACGAGTGGCTGTTTCACCAGGCCGGCGCAGGCGACTTCTGGCTGGACCTGCGGCGCGACAACGAGGCGGTCGCCGGGCTGCACCGCTCGCGTCTGCAGCGGGCGATCGGGGTGGTATACCGCCCGGAGACCGAGCGCTACAGCCACTACTTTGAGACCACGCTGCCCCAACAGTTCGACCTGATGCTGCATTTTGACCGCACTTCGGCGGTCGTACCGCTCGACCGGGATCCGGGCTACTCGGAAGCGGAGCTGCCCGACACGTATCCCAGCGGCATCTGA